One Trichoderma asperellum chromosome 5, complete sequence genomic region harbors:
- a CDS encoding uncharacterized protein (EggNog:ENOG41~BUSCO:EOG092D38OJ) — MPPLLLQPHASLSHAEALQVAQQAPEFLRKNPASYSASPLLSLFSPPENSKIWTIYENLLLACLRTGDNTTAHQCLERLVVRFGASDERIAALEGLVKEAEATNNGELEKVLKEYEAILAEDNTNTPIAKRRIALLRTMGKTAESIEALVQYLDFASTDAEAWIELADLYLSQGLYSQAIYAQEEALVIAPNAWNLHARLGEILLMAAESGSEGNPQNYLAGSLKRFCRSIELSDDYLRGYYGLKRVTDKLLNGDSKAKKSSESDEFTLPETSTIEKLNLAATKKLGDIVRNYDAKAPLWQGYDAGEVAAARAYLSNTSQKVVR, encoded by the exons atgccgccgctgctgcttcagccTCATGCCAGCCTCTCCCACGCCGAAGCCTTACAAGTCGCCCAACAAGCTCCAGAGTTCTTGCGAAAGAATCCCGCGTCCTATTCTGCGTCGCCGTTACTATCCTTGTTCTCCCCACCTGAGAACTCAAAGATATGGACAATATATGAGAATCTTCTGTTAGCCTGTTTGCGCACTGGCGATAACACTACTGCACACCAATGCCTTGAAAGATTGGTGGTTCGGTTCGGAGCAAGCGATGAGCGCATTGCAGCTCTTGAGGGCTTAGTTAAAGAAGCTGAGGCAACAAACAACGGCGAGCTTGAGAAGGTGTTGAAAGAATACGAGGCAATCTTGGCTGAAGACAACACCAATACA CCAATCGCAAAAAGAAGGATTGCGCTCTTACGTACGATGGGGAAAACCGCCGAATCAATCGAAGCTTTGGTACAGTATCTAGATTTCGCATCCACCGACGCCGAGGCTTGGATAGAGCTGGCAGATTTGTATCTGTCTCAAGGACTTTACAGTCAAGCTATTTATGCGCAAGAAGAGGCACTTGTTATAGCGCCGAATGCGTGGAAT CTTCATGCTCGTCTTGGCGAAATACTTTTGATGGCTGCTGAGTCCGGAAGTGAAGGAAATCCCCAAAACTATCTTGCGGGGAGCTTAAAGCGCTTTTGCAGAAGCATTGAACTGTCTGACGATTATTTACGAGGCTATTATGGACTGAAACGA GTGACTGATAAACTCCTAAATGGAGATTCCAAAGCAAAGAAATCATCAGAGTCAGATGAGTTCACTCTACCTGAGACATCGACAATCGAGAAGCTCAACTTGGCTGCGACGAAGAAACTGGGCGATATTGTGCGAAACTACGACGCGAAAGCTCCTCTGTGGCAGGGATACGACGCTGGAGAGGTCGCGGCCGCTCGTGCTTATCTTTCAAATACTTCACAAAAGGTTGTGCGATGA
- a CDS encoding uncharacterized protein (BUSCO:EOG092D2UWC), with protein sequence MIDLEAGSAAATASGLEDMTALKAAAEAVEAVEAPNDVPSHRSHDPAKSLKRSDPFQFGSRYLEAGDDVFEFNAWDHVETDDAYKLYTEEQLEKQRQSPVSDFDKSRFNTNPAMWWNKFYKNNTSNFFKDRKWLQQEFPILADITKEDSGPKLILEVGAGAGNTAFPVLANNKNPHLKIHACDFSKTAVEVMRKSEAYDTNHIQADVWDVSGESLPPDVEEGTVDVAIMIFVFSALSPREWAQAVRNIYKVLKPGGLVCFRDYGRGDLAQVRFRKGRYLEENFYIRGDGTRVYFFDRDELASIWSGPDATDNSEEADEPRFTIEKLGVDRRLLVNRAEKIKMYRCWLQGRFRKE encoded by the exons ATGATCGACCTGGAAGCGGgcagtgctgctgccactgcctcGGGGCTGGAAGATATGACAGCCCTCAAAGCGgcggctgaggctgttgagGCTGTTGAGGCTCCGAACGATGTGCCTTCCCATCGATCGCATGATCCAGCCAAGAGCTTGAAGCGGAGCGATCCCTTTCAGTTCGGCAGCCGCTATCTGGAAGCCGGAGACGATGTCTTCGAGTTTAATGCCTGGGACCACGTTGAGACTGACGATGCGTACAAATTGTATACTGAGGAGCAGTTAGAGAAGCAGCGTCAGTCTCCCGTGTCCGACTTTGACAAGA GCAGGTTTAACACAAATCCGGCCATGTGGTGGAACAAATTCTATAAAAACAACACGTCCAATTTCTTCAAAGATCGCAAGTGGCTGCAGCAGGAGTTTCCCATATTGGCAGATATAACCAAAGAGGACTCTGGCCCGAAACTCATCTTGGAGGTTGGTGCGGGAGCGGGTAATACTGCTTTCCCAGTGTTGGCCAACAATAAGAATCCCCACCTGAAAATCCATGCCTGCGATTTTTCTAAAACTGCCGTAGAAGTCATGCGCAAGAGCGAGGCTTATGATACCAATCACATCCAAGCCGATGTCTGGGATGTTTCTGGAGAGAGCCTCCCGCCTGACGTTGAAGAAGGAACTGTAGACGTGGCCATTATGATTTTCGTATTTTCTGCCTTGTCTCCCCGCGAATGGGCACAGGCAGTGCGGAACATTTATAAAGTACTAAAGCCTGGAGGCCTGGTCTGCTTCCGGGACTATGGAAGAGGTGATCTAGCCCAGGTCCGCTTTCGAAAAGGACGATACCTGGAAGAAAATTTTTACATCCGTGGAGACGGCACCCGTGTGTATTTCTTTGACAGGGATGAACTCGCAAGCATCTGGTCAGGACCGGACGCTACAGACAACTCCGAAGAGGCTGACGAGCCACGATTTACGATTGAGAAGCTCGGCGTTGATAGACGGCTGCTCGTGAATAGAGCTGAGAAGATAAAAATGTATCGCTGCTGGCTCCAGGGGCGCTTTAGAAAGGAATAG
- a CDS encoding uncharacterized protein (EggNog:ENOG41~TransMembrane:6 (i7-33o63-81i101-123o135-157i169-190o202-224i)), with protein sequence MALRGLVSYWILPVISSLVWLGMLLGLLLYWVVDTNSEHYSYMDKGDNIAFISDIGAAKLKPLFIAGSAVTTVFLDLSFAAERLLRHNGRLVPNTTRKEKILSILSILFAIVGTCGLILLSIFDTHHHHRAHDVFLLLFIAGYIISAIFICAEYWVLGLYNRHHRILRISFWVKITFVIVEFVLAIIFVATNWSSNQNVAAVFEWIIAFIFTFYILSFVIDLLPAVRTKDHTMRFVKNLKHDLESSNSQDGNNSVQGEYHQNGHEEGVTRYNF encoded by the exons ATGGCTCTGAGAGGTCTCGTATCATACTGG ATACTCCCAgtcatctccagcctcgtcTGGCTGGGCATGCTCCTgggcctcctcctctacTGGGTCGTCGATACGAACAGCGAGCATTACTCTTATATGGATAAGGGCGACAACATTGCATTCATCAGCGACATTGGTGCGGCCAAGCTGAAGCCCCTCTTCATCGCCGGATCGGCCGTCACGACCGTATTCCTCGATCTGTCGTTTGCCGCCGAGCGTCTACTGCGTCACAACGGACGGCTCGTGCCCAACACgacgaggaaagaaaagattcTTTCAATCCTGAGCATCCTTTTTGCCATCGTCGGCACGTGTGGATTGATCCTATTGTCCATTTTCGAcactcaccaccaccaccgagcACACGACGTGTTCCTACTGCTGTTTATTGCTGGATATATCATCtccgccatcttcatctgcgcCGAATACTGGGTGCTGGGTCTAT ATAATCGCCATCACCGTATCCTCCGCATCTCATTCTGGGTCAAGATCACATTCGTCATCGTCGAGTTCGTTCTCGCCATCATTTTCGTCGCCACCAACTGGAGCAGCAACCAAAACGTTGCCGCCGTCTTTGAATGGATCATTGCCTTTATTTTCACCTTCTACATCCTTTCCTTCGTCATCGACTTGTTACCAGCCGTACGCACAAAAGATCACACCATGCGCTTCGTCAAGAACCTCAAGCACGACTTGGAATCATCAAACAGCCAAGACGGCAACAACAGCGTTCAGGGCGAGTACCACCAGAACGGCCATGAGGAAGGTGTTACTCGATAcaacttttaa
- a CDS encoding uncharacterized protein (EggNog:ENOG41), translating into METWKPDKTSSASAAAVLAKDYKILPAWEPVMDGTGAKAAVLAVGSASTAYRQTSIKKPPEGSWGNSAAASAFTTSANRPVSPEPAILTTTHGSSAATQAFQANRIQSAKVASSPPPSPREKPLAAAKGAMSPSRLGSPRSRTRSYSTPPEPYYADAKRASVSALNGASIAHQAAMNKPPEIEDTGAIPITTMTRNMFTSHPPVKPEVDEQTTNERIHQSAVEMAKKMYQQQQLNRIEDSLDENAGDTANTTANRFVNLQDAAYRQAQERLAKLQDEHERNRRYQEYYSSEKPVRRRFTIMDRLRRRSASESDVEDRARSDLVHQQMSLFTSRLDQVDEEKRERDREALLIAARRNVKASLQGMDEQHYFETGKVNPTILGDWQIRAQQAAQLRHDTRAGDNNDRVDIGGGMFMDADEIDAIAARRVRPVLDDIHEKAEAERERLASIKLEEEARKAEAEREKDRERELKEIQKRAREEDKQQEKARRQQEKLEEKQRKEEEKAAKAEQKRLAKEEKKKPKPQLAVTEPQTQEGHSEAQESRPQNQENLDENQESRPEDHESFREDQESHHEDEEIRHADNEEREGEREQEAEAEAQSGREIITPERTITPTQETAAAATTAAPPPPPTTTTTVTADVTAPTTVATDNAEISQRKSSSEAPTSPTARVKGWIKNRFSRGKSMSEHGEKKKSFIGGAALRDSTAGGSTASLENRTSSIRDVTLAGRTGDETPVNHTAEIAPEIPPEIVPETAPEAAPEAMPETTPETAPETAPETVARDSRGVSPVSVGSRRSSGGKGSGRSNDMDRFETPAAIADPASRQSNSPARDSRFREMMDH; encoded by the exons ATGGAGACGTGGAAGCCAGATAAAACGTCATCAGCCTCCGCCGCTGCGGTTCTCGCCAAAGACTACAAGATATTGCCCGCTTGGGAGCCCGTCATGGATGGAACCGGCGCCAAAGCTGCGGTGCTAGCAGTTGGGTCTGCCAGCACCGCGTACAGACAGACGAGCATCAAGAAACCCCCCGAAGGTTCATGGGGCAACTCAGCTGCGGCGTCGGCCTTCACCACGAGTGCGAACCGACCAGTCTCCCCAGAGCCAGCGATACTAACCACAACCCATGGGAGCTCTGCCGCAACACAAGCGTTTCAAGCAAACCGAATCCAATCAGCAAAAGTGGCCAGCTCGCCGCCCCCTTCACCAAGGGAGAAGCCTCTGGCGGCTGCCAAGGGAGCCATGTCGCCCTCCAGGCTCGGAAGCCCTCGTTCAAGGACACGGTCATATTCTACCCCTCCGGAGCCGTATTATGCAGATGCCAAGAGGGCTTCTGTGAGTGCCTTGAATGGGGCATCTATAGCCCACCAAGCTGCGATGAATAAGCCGCCAGAAATCGAAGACACAGGTGCTATTCCAATTACTACCATGACCCGGAACATGTTTACATCCCATCCACCTGTAAAGCCCGAGGTTGACGAGCAAACAACCAATGAAAGAATCCATCAGTCGGCAGTGGAGATGGCTAAGAAGatgtatcagcagcagcagctgaatcGAATCGAAGACTCTCTAGACGAGAATGCAGGCGACACTGCCAACACAACTGCGAATCGCTTTGTCAACTTACAGGATGCCGCATATAGGCAAGCACAAGAACGCCTGGCCAAGCTTCAAGATGAGCATGAAAGGAATCGACGATACCAAGAATACTATTCCTCAGAAAAGCCTGTGCGCCGCCGTTTTACCATAATGGACAGACTACGACGTCGGTCTGCTAGTGAAAGTGATGTGGAGGACCGCGCACGCTCCGACTTGGTTCACCAGCAAATGTCTTTATTCACTTCCAGGCTCGATCAAGTCGATGAAGAGAAGCGGGAAAGAGATCGAGAAGCTCTCTTGATCGCTGCGCGACGCAATGTCAAGGCAAGCCTACAAGGGATGGATGAGCAGCACTACTTTGAGACTGGAAAGGTCAACCCGACAATATTAGGCGACTGGCAAATCAGAGCTCAGCAGGCGGCCCAGCTCCGACATGATACGCGGGCGGGAGACAACAATGACAGAGTAGATATTGGAGGCGGCATGTTCATGGACGCTGATGAGATCGACGCCATCGCTGCTAGGAGAGTACGTCCCGTGCTGGATGACATCCATgaaaaggcagaggcagaacgGGAGCGGCTAGCCTCGATTAAATTGGAAGAGGAAGCACggaaagcagaggcagaaagggaaaaagaccGCGAGCGCGAACTAAAGGAAATTCAAAAGAGGGCCAGAG AGGAGGATAAACAACAGGAGAAAGCGAGACGGCAGCAAGAGAAGTtggaagaaaagcaaaggaaagaagaggagaaagcggCCAAGGCTGAGCAGAAAAGGCTagccaaggaggaaaagaagaagccaaagccacAGCTTGCTGTTACCGAGCCTCAAACTCAAGAAGGCCATTCTGAAGCCCAGGAAAGCCGTCCCCAAAACCAGGAGAATCTTGATGAGAACCAAGAGAGCCGCCCTGAGGACCATGAAAGCTTTCGTGAGGACCAGGAGAGCCAccacgaagacgaagagatcCGTCATGCCGACAACGAAGAGCGAGAAGGAGAACGAGAacaagaggctgaggctgaggcacAAAGCGGACGAGAAATCATCACGCCCGAACGTACGATTACTCCGACGCAGGAgacagctgctgccgctaccACTGCcgctcctccacctcctcctaCGACCACGACGACTGTCACCGCTGATGTTACTGCTCCTACTACTGTTGCCACTGATAACGCCGAAATCTCACAAAGAAAGTCGTCATCCGAGGCACCTACGTCGCCGACAGCGCGAGTCAAAGGCTGGATCAAGAATCGCTTCTCGCGAGGCAAGTCTATGAGCGAGCAcggcgaaaagaaaaagagcttCATTGGCGGCGCTGCGCTTAGGGACTCAACGGCTGGTGGCAGTACGGCCAGCTTAGAGAACCGCACATCCAGCATCCGCGATGTCACCCTTGCTGGGAGAACCGGCGATGAGACACCTGTGAATCATACTGCTGAGATTGCGCCCGAGATTCCGCCCGAGATTGTGCCTGAAACTGCTCCAGAAGCTGCTCCAGAGGCTATGCCTGAGACTACACCCGAGACTGCACCCGAGACTGCGCCCGAGACTGTAGCCAGAGACTCTCGTGGCGTAAGCCCAGTTAGTGTAGGTAGTAGGAGGAGTAGTGGTGGAAAGGGCAGTGGGAGGAGTAATGACATGGACAGGTTTGAGACGCCAGCGGCCATAGCGGACCCGGCGTCGCGCCAAAGCAACAGTCCTGCGCGAGATTCTCGCTTCAGAGAAATGATGGATCATTAA
- a CDS encoding uncharacterized protein (TransMembrane:1 (i109-129o)): MEHETRLQQVPNFRDVGKTVNQFLGERRIREGLFYRSGRLDDATAADKNLIRDELEVKTVIDLRTKTEILKQIKKHQLESGQSSGERLQIQGLNYHGIKINGKSFERHLLSLLSWWDFFKVIFFFILGYRIDAVRVLSHQVMLPRGLVGLGLDTLDYCGSEIREALSLYTTPQSLPSIIHCTQGKDRTGLICTLVLMILRIPRAAIEHDYFLTDAALLPSRPQMLVEIHEIGLTDEWAGTARDMISSVESHIKANYGSLEGYLDSIGFDQDQRAMIQETLLY; this comes from the exons ATGGAGCACGAAACACGGCTTCAGCAGGTGCCCAACTTTAGAGACGTGGGCAAAACTGTCAACCAATTTCTAGGAGAGAG ACGCATTCGCGAGGGCCTCTTTTACCGTTCCGGAAGGCTAG ACGACGCCACCGCTGCAGACAAGAATCTCATTCGAGATGAGCTTGAGGTGAAGACGGTGATTGATTTGCGGACAAA AACTGAGATTCTCAAACAAATCAAGAAGCACCAACTTGAATCCGGCCAATCTTCCGGCGAACGTCTCCAAATACAAGGTTTAAACTACCACGGAATCAAAATCAACGGCAAATCATTCGAGAGACATCTATTGAGCTTGCTATCATGGTGGGACTTCTT CaaagtcatcttcttcttcatcctcggaTATCGTATAGATGCTGTCAGGGTACTTAGCCACCAAGTCATGTTGCCTCGTGGGCTTgtcggccttggccttgacacACTCGATTACTGTGGCTCTGAGATACGAGAAGCCCTCTCGTTATATACTACTCCTCAGTCACTTCCCTCCATCATACATTGTACCCAGGGGAAAGATCGTACAG GGCTCATATGCACTTTGGTACTGATGATACTGAGAATCCCCAGAGCGGCCATAGAGCACGACTACTTTCTGACCGACGCTGCTCTTTTGCCCAGCCGGCCTCAGATGCTTGTAGAAATCCATGAGATTGGCCTAACTGATGAGTGGGCGGGTACGGCCAGGGATATGATTTCCTCAGTTGAATCTCACATCAAAGCCAACTACGGAAGCTTGGAGGGCTACCTTGACTCCATCGGGTTTGACCAAGATCAGCGAGCCATGATCCAAGAGACTTTACTCTACTaa
- a CDS encoding uncharacterized protein (TransMembrane:1 (i109-129o)) has protein sequence MEHETRLQQVPNFRDVGKTVNQFLGERRIREGLFYRSGRLDDATAADKNLIRDELEVKTVIDLRTKTEILKQIKKHQLESGQSSGERLQIQGLNYHGIKINGKSFERHLLSLLSWWDFFKVIFFFILGYRIDAVRVLSHQVMLPRGLVGLGLDTLDYCGSEIREALSLYTTPQSLPSIIHCTQGKDRTVQGSYALWY, from the exons ATGGAGCACGAAACACGGCTTCAGCAGGTGCCCAACTTTAGAGACGTGGGCAAAACTGTCAACCAATTTCTAGGAGAGAG ACGCATTCGCGAGGGCCTCTTTTACCGTTCCGGAAGGCTAG ACGACGCCACCGCTGCAGACAAGAATCTCATTCGAGATGAGCTTGAGGTGAAGACGGTGATTGATTTGCGGACAAA AACTGAGATTCTCAAACAAATCAAGAAGCACCAACTTGAATCCGGCCAATCTTCCGGCGAACGTCTCCAAATACAAGGTTTAAACTACCACGGAATCAAAATCAACGGCAAATCATTCGAGAGACATCTATTGAGCTTGCTATCATGGTGGGACTTCTT CaaagtcatcttcttcttcatcctcggaTATCGTATAGATGCTGTCAGGGTACTTAGCCACCAAGTCATGTTGCCTCGTGGGCTTgtcggccttggccttgacacACTCGATTACTGTGGCTCTGAGATACGAGAAGCCCTCTCGTTATATACTACTCCTCAGTCACTTCCCTCCATCATACATTGTACCCAGGGGAAAGATCGTACAG TTCAGGGCTCATATGCACTTTGGTACTGA
- a CDS encoding uncharacterized protein (EggNog:ENOG41) codes for MMQTAAEAGEGPRPSVAKPPSRHEERASHSSLSASGRLRYADPRSLPSFPSSGLSPGGAAASAAASLGWFSHKPMETWKPDKTSSASAAAVLAKDYKILPAWEPVMDGTGAKAAVLAVGSASTAYRQTSIKKPPEGSWGNSAAASAFTTSANRPVSPEPAILTTTHGSSAATQAFQANRIQSAKVASSPPPSPREKPLAAAKGAMSPSRLGSPRSRTRSYSTPPEPYYADAKRASVSALNGASIAHQAAMNKPPEIEDTGAIPITTMTRNMFTSHPPVKPEVDEQTTNERIHQSAVEMAKKMYQQQQLNRIEDSLDENAGDTANTTANRFVNLQDAAYRQAQERLAKLQDEHERNRRYQEYYSSEKPVRRRFTIMDRLRRRSASESDVEDRARSDLVHQQMSLFTSRLDQVDEEKRERDREALLIAARRNVKASLQGMDEQHYFETGKVNPTILGDWQIRAQQAAQLRHDTRAGDNNDRVDIGGGMFMDADEIDAIAARRVRPVLDDIHEKAEAERERLASIKLEEEARKAEAEREKDRERELKEIQKRAREEDKQQEKARRQQEKLEEKQRKEEEKAAKAEQKRLAKEEKKKPKPQLAVTEPQTQEGHSEAQESRPQNQENLDENQESRPEDHESFREDQESHHEDEEIRHADNEEREGEREQEAEAEAQSGREIITPERTITPTQETAAAATTAAPPPPPTTTTTVTADVTAPTTVATDNAEISQRKSSSEAPTSPTARVKGWIKNRFSRGKSMSEHGEKKKSFIGGAALRDSTAGGSTASLENRTSSIRDVTLAGRTGDETPVNHTAEIAPEIPPEIVPETAPEAAPEAMPETTPETAPETAPETVARDSRGVSPVSVGSRRSSGGKGSGRSNDMDRFETPAAIADPASRQSNSPARDSRFREMMDH; via the exons ATGATGCAGACAGCTGCGGAAGCTGGGGAAGGGCCGCGCCCATCCGTGGCAAAACCGCCGTCCCGACATGAGGAGCGGGCATCTCATAGTTCAT TGTCCGCCAGCGGGAGGCTCAGGTACGCCGATCCTCGTAGCCTTCCAAGTTTCCCATCTTCCGGTCTGAGCCCGGGTGGCGCAGCTGccagtgcagcagcatctcttgGCTGGTTTAGCCACAAGCCGATGGAGACGTGGAAGCCAGATAAAACGTCATCAGCCTCCGCCGCTGCGGTTCTCGCCAAAGACTACAAGATATTGCCCGCTTGGGAGCCCGTCATGGATGGAACCGGCGCCAAAGCTGCGGTGCTAGCAGTTGGGTCTGCCAGCACCGCGTACAGACAGACGAGCATCAAGAAACCCCCCGAAGGTTCATGGGGCAACTCAGCTGCGGCGTCGGCCTTCACCACGAGTGCGAACCGACCAGTCTCCCCAGAGCCAGCGATACTAACCACAACCCATGGGAGCTCTGCCGCAACACAAGCGTTTCAAGCAAACCGAATCCAATCAGCAAAAGTGGCCAGCTCGCCGCCCCCTTCACCAAGGGAGAAGCCTCTGGCGGCTGCCAAGGGAGCCATGTCGCCCTCCAGGCTCGGAAGCCCTCGTTCAAGGACACGGTCATATTCTACCCCTCCGGAGCCGTATTATGCAGATGCCAAGAGGGCTTCTGTGAGTGCCTTGAATGGGGCATCTATAGCCCACCAAGCTGCGATGAATAAGCCGCCAGAAATCGAAGACACAGGTGCTATTCCAATTACTACCATGACCCGGAACATGTTTACATCCCATCCACCTGTAAAGCCCGAGGTTGACGAGCAAACAACCAATGAAAGAATCCATCAGTCGGCAGTGGAGATGGCTAAGAAGatgtatcagcagcagcagctgaatcGAATCGAAGACTCTCTAGACGAGAATGCAGGCGACACTGCCAACACAACTGCGAATCGCTTTGTCAACTTACAGGATGCCGCATATAGGCAAGCACAAGAACGCCTGGCCAAGCTTCAAGATGAGCATGAAAGGAATCGACGATACCAAGAATACTATTCCTCAGAAAAGCCTGTGCGCCGCCGTTTTACCATAATGGACAGACTACGACGTCGGTCTGCTAGTGAAAGTGATGTGGAGGACCGCGCACGCTCCGACTTGGTTCACCAGCAAATGTCTTTATTCACTTCCAGGCTCGATCAAGTCGATGAAGAGAAGCGGGAAAGAGATCGAGAAGCTCTCTTGATCGCTGCGCGACGCAATGTCAAGGCAAGCCTACAAGGGATGGATGAGCAGCACTACTTTGAGACTGGAAAGGTCAACCCGACAATATTAGGCGACTGGCAAATCAGAGCTCAGCAGGCGGCCCAGCTCCGACATGATACGCGGGCGGGAGACAACAATGACAGAGTAGATATTGGAGGCGGCATGTTCATGGACGCTGATGAGATCGACGCCATCGCTGCTAGGAGAGTACGTCCCGTGCTGGATGACATCCATgaaaaggcagaggcagaacgGGAGCGGCTAGCCTCGATTAAATTGGAAGAGGAAGCACggaaagcagaggcagaaagggaaaaagaccGCGAGCGCGAACTAAAGGAAATTCAAAAGAGGGCCAGAG AGGAGGATAAACAACAGGAGAAAGCGAGACGGCAGCAAGAGAAGTtggaagaaaagcaaaggaaagaagaggagaaagcggCCAAGGCTGAGCAGAAAAGGCTagccaaggaggaaaagaagaagccaaagccacAGCTTGCTGTTACCGAGCCTCAAACTCAAGAAGGCCATTCTGAAGCCCAGGAAAGCCGTCCCCAAAACCAGGAGAATCTTGATGAGAACCAAGAGAGCCGCCCTGAGGACCATGAAAGCTTTCGTGAGGACCAGGAGAGCCAccacgaagacgaagagatcCGTCATGCCGACAACGAAGAGCGAGAAGGAGAACGAGAacaagaggctgaggctgaggcacAAAGCGGACGAGAAATCATCACGCCCGAACGTACGATTACTCCGACGCAGGAgacagctgctgccgctaccACTGCcgctcctccacctcctcctaCGACCACGACGACTGTCACCGCTGATGTTACTGCTCCTACTACTGTTGCCACTGATAACGCCGAAATCTCACAAAGAAAGTCGTCATCCGAGGCACCTACGTCGCCGACAGCGCGAGTCAAAGGCTGGATCAAGAATCGCTTCTCGCGAGGCAAGTCTATGAGCGAGCAcggcgaaaagaaaaagagcttCATTGGCGGCGCTGCGCTTAGGGACTCAACGGCTGGTGGCAGTACGGCCAGCTTAGAGAACCGCACATCCAGCATCCGCGATGTCACCCTTGCTGGGAGAACCGGCGATGAGACACCTGTGAATCATACTGCTGAGATTGCGCCCGAGATTCCGCCCGAGATTGTGCCTGAAACTGCTCCAGAAGCTGCTCCAGAGGCTATGCCTGAGACTACACCCGAGACTGCACCCGAGACTGCGCCCGAGACTGTAGCCAGAGACTCTCGTGGCGTAAGCCCAGTTAGTGTAGGTAGTAGGAGGAGTAGTGGTGGAAAGGGCAGTGGGAGGAGTAATGACATGGACAGGTTTGAGACGCCAGCGGCCATAGCGGACCCGGCGTCGCGCCAAAGCAACAGTCCTGCGCGAGATTCTCGCTTCAGAGAAATGATGGATCATTAA
- a CDS encoding uncharacterized protein (BUSCO:EOG092D4A7L) encodes MAARTAVQRLPLRPSASLLRTPRPSGPISRRAFISLPESPQQSLVATRTLPYRHEPLYELIADVDSYSAFVPYCSQSRVTKWSAPDSSGRSWPTLADLQVGWGGFDETFTSRLLCVPGVSVEARSGGSASGRPAQDASAVFKTLETLWYLTPIARQSATPSTEVKLTIKYQFVNPLYAALSAAVSDKIAALMIEAFEKRVHYKLGTQQRL; translated from the coding sequence ATGGCCGCTCGAACCGCAGTTCAACGGCTGCCTCTCCGGCCATCAGCCTCTTTACTACGCACGCCGAGACCCTCCGGCCCAATCTCTCGTCGCGCTTTTATCTCACTGCCGGAAAGCCCTCAACAGAGCCTCGTCGCCACTCGCACTCTTCCCTACCGCCACGAGCCGCTCTACGAGCTCATCGCAGACGTCGACTCCTACTCAGCCTTTGTGCCATATTGCTCGCAGTCCAGAGTCACAAAATGGTCTGCGCCAGACTCTTCCGGTCGCAGCTGGCCCACTCTCGCTGACTTACAGGTGGGCTGGGGCGGCTTTGACGAGACTTTTACTAGCCGCCTGCTCTGCGTTCCTGGCGTCTCCGTCGAGGCTCGTAGCGGCGGTTCTGCTTCGGGCCGCCCTGCCCAGGATGCGTCTGCCGTCTTCAAGACTCTTGAGACTCTCTGGTACTTGACGCCAATCGCTCGCCAATCCGCAACGCCTTCGACCGAGGTTAAACTCACCATCAAATACCAATTCGTCAACCCGCTTTATGCCGCGCTCAGCGCTGCTGTATCCGACAAAATTGCTGCCCTCATGATTGAAGCCTTTGAGAAGCGAGTTCACTACAAATTAGGAACTCAGCAGCGTCTCTAG